ACCCGCGTCTGCACCAGCGCCCGACGTCCGCGACCCCCCCTTCTCCGATGCCGCAGCTTCCCCCGCGACGCCCCTCACCGTTGCCCTGCTTCGCCGGAGTCCCTCACCGGTAGCTACCCTTACTGCTCTAGCCGGACGTGCTGCTTGCCGTTGATCCCCTCGCCGGAGTCTGTTGCCGGCGAATCCCCTCACCGGACCAACCATCATCTTTGcttggaaaaaacaaaaaacaaaaagaaaaaaaaaatcaatttaggtagtttttttcttatttatttatcttattttattttcattatttttgttattttactttatttgttctttttagtataattagtcattgatatatgattggaaatttcAACATATTACCCGATTCACAACCGCGCTtgggttttttatttcatctataaggctttagatgaaataattaatcaagcgggaataaaattgatattttgatctaggcttaagatcaatttattgattttgttagCGAGATATTATCCATGGATTTGAATAATGTATTATACTTTTGGGTGATTTTGAATGGTTTGTCTTGTCTTAATTGCTTtcattatcttgaaatatgtttgggTTAGAATATTACATGCTTTaaggttatttgcatatttagattaagcattttatttatcatggattgtcaaaatttaaatagtaataaaaataaaaaaataaatttaggacgttagattgtcatttcattaatttaaattacatgtttaattatttaataattttaatttcgaatttataaagaaaaaaaaaaaaaaaacctataattAGGGCATTCTCTGCACGTCATTacatattagggtaaaattaCATATAGTTTAATTCTAAATAATAGTTTTAGTTTATTATAAGTTTTAATAAccttttagatagattgcattttcgTTAGGGATTTCTAAGTTAGGGTAACATCCTAGTTTGAATTAGGATTTGACTTAACTTCATTCCCGATACaaattagatgatattttaatttacgTGGATAATTTtcgcatttttctaatttcgaatttcatgaaaaatacaaaaaatgttttaggataaattagtttccacctttaggataaattgcatttttttttttaggaaaataaaaaatgtcatatgcatgccatataaaattaggttcatgaaatgcatgttatTTAGTTATCatggttaggtccatttagCTAGAAATTACTTGTCACTAGGTcatattgcattgcattgcataactctcattaaataagtgaagacaaacaaaaaataaattgcgtgttaattagaaatcatatctagggttgatgatgtgaattttaatctaACCATGCAAATGTTTTCGTTACTAAGGGGTAAGTTCCGTAatttattgattgttttcttgggtgttaaattggtggtttgcgcacctgtaTGATCACCTTagggaatagatttaaaataaattcaaactgcttgcaaaatcatttttgaaaataaaaagaaatggtaccgaaagggcattagagaaatctaatgtaactaagtccccgtacccaaaatctctagttcataggagtaaagtaaatctcccgttactttacttagatgtctaatcgacctaccgtaaaccgattagtggcgactcctagataaaatccacttgcatgttaaaaaaactgaatataagtcgcgaattggtatgggcttggaggagcgcgagttaagtttaggcttaacaattcattagccaaattttaggtggttcacccgaaaaattggtcgcgacagcttgacGATTCCGCTGGGGACTTAGgttaaaacacttagtagacttaggccaatttttctttttttcttttaaaaatgtttttgtttggcaacgaGGATACCAAATATGTCCCTAATATTTCTAAGGTGTTACATGTTCTTACAaattgggaggtataaggggagtagtgattgctaacctttgttttgcagggagaTGTAGAAatgtataatttattttcatgttgaagtgttgcttgatataaaatGTTGTGCATGTCTTGCATTTacactacacttttgcacacatAACTTGCCGTCGGACTTGGGCCGCACTAGAAcacttaggatggtattgagttggataagACTTTGACCGCGAGGCCGCGTAGTAGGCAAcacttaggatggtattgagttggatacgactttgaccgcgaggccgcgtagtagaggttgcccaactcaatcccgaaagtttttcttggtatcaagaatgtttacctctgcCCGCAAGGCTGCATTGCATTGGGGTATCCTTCTTGACTAAGCTGGAGTTAGGAGGACTATGCGAGGCTGCAACTAAGTCATCCCACCCttttaactccattttgctaagCCGTCTAGATAAAAATCGAGTCTCACacttcatgcgtgtgtctatgtgattgacATCTCTTTCCAATAAaagtaaccaagtccccgtacccaaagtctctggttcgtaggagtaaagtaaatctcctgctactttacttaggtgtctaatcgacctaccgtaaaccatttagtggcgactcttaaaTAAAATCcacttgcatgttaaaaaaacttgaatataagtcgcgaattggtatgggcttggaatGAGCTCGAGTTaaatctaggcttaacaatccattagccaaattttaggtggttcacccaAAAAATTAGTCGCGACATATAGCTTCAAGAAATGTGATGATAAGCTTGTTTCTTGCGTCAATAATGCTTTTGTTGAAACTTTCACACAAATTATTCAAGGAAGTGTTGCATATTGAGCTTGTTCTGAAGTGTGACTTGCTCCATTGTACCGGTCGCCTGTAGGACAATCGATCATAAGCTTTTTCATTAAATGCCTTAAGCTCTTCCATTACCAAGTTAAATCACATACCCCTGTTGCCATGGCAGCtttccaaatcaaaagtttaagttcCAATCCTTTGTGATGCAACCTGAAATTCTCATAAAGATGCCTCAAATAAAATCTATATTCTACTCCATGCATCAAATTTGCTAGTGGTTGCACCAATTCCTTTTGCTTATCACACAAGAAAGTCCAGTACTTTGAATTTGCAAGTTTTGTGATCCCCAAATCTTTTGCCGTCATACCAATAAACCAATGCCATATCTTGTATGTTTCTTGTCCCACGACTACCCATGCAAATAGATACATTTAATCATTTCCATCTAGGCCCACAATTGTTAGAAGTATTCCTTTGTAGCTTGACAATAAATGACGACTATCAAAACCTACAAAGCACGTACATCCTTCTCAAAAGCCCCTCCTTAATGCATCTAGACATATATAGACTCCTCTAAACTTGAATTTGTCTTCACATTGCTCACTCTTGATGACACAAGTGGATCTTGGGTTGGAATCAAGAAGTGCTTGACAATAACTTCTATAGGCCATTGCCCTAGAGAGCTTCAGAATATTCTTAGGCTCCATTGTCTTCTTCATCGAAGCACTTGGTCACATTGGATTATTTCTTAGCTGTTCACAATACTTGTTTGCTAGCCATTTAAAGCTTACTTGAGGAACATGTAGAGCTATATTACTTGTATGTATAGGGTTGAAGGTTTTGATTTGTAAAGTATTCTCCCTTTGCACTTTGGAAGCATATATGAGCCAATCACAACCGTTAGAACACATTGCCCTCAACCTATTTGGTGTATTCTTAGCAAACTTCACcaatctcccattttttatgggCATAATTTTTAACTGCTTCTCTAAATTCCTCAGTATTGCTAAAGAGCATCCCCAACTTGAAGGTAGGATTCTCCATATCCACCATAGCATTGAACTCGGGATGTGTATACTTAAATTGACTACCCTTTTTCAGAAAATCTACATTATCATATAATGTATCTATATATAAGTTGATGTCTCCAATGTCCGTATCCTTTTGCTTTGAACTACCTTCTATACAAAGTGTATTTCTTCTATATAACTCATCAAGATCAGTAATGGCAAATCCATCTTCTCCAACACCCTTAGCGCACCTACAGACGTGGCATAATTCACTTCTTCACATTCCTCATCTTTCgcaatggaaggaaaaaaaaaatgctaatatgtTTTCGGAGcctatataaatttaatataatcacaCCAACTTAAATATGTACATAGATAAACACAAGTTGCTAtaacaacatattaaaatatttggACCACAACAAATATTTGAGAAACATGGACCATgaacgcaaaaaaaaaaaaaaaaaaaaaaagtgtaaataaTGGACCACAAAGAAATATTTGCATATGTTAACgaaaaaatatatgtaaaataacaaaatgaaaacAGTAAATAACTGAGAAACATAGACCACGAACGACATATAGGCACCACAACTTATCACATCCTGGATAAGTCGACATGTTGGGTTCCACCACGTGCCATCTCCGCTGCATTAGAAAAtgcacaataaataaaattacttatcggaagataagaaaatattagtttttttttctttccttcgctattatttttattatcatttttatatatttatatttcatttattgaaaatttctaaaattgacccTTTATGTGTCGGAATTCCAAACTCACTTGTTGGAATTCCGAACTCTAGTGTTGAAGAGGGTCGGGAAATTTGACCAAATGTCGGATTTTCCGATACGTGTTGACTAAGTGTCGAAGAGTATTAAACATGTGTCAAAATGTCTAACACAACACGAAGGCTCCTAAAAAATGTCAGTACTTCATAATTTAAAACTAGTttagcatgaaaaaaaaaaaatgtgtgtgcgaatcatttgataaaaaatCGTGTTTAAAACTGAACAAATTCTTATGGCTTTGTGATAGGTTTCCTTGCTTCCtttttttaagaagaaataTCAATTCTTTTGCACTTTCAAAATATTGATTGTCGAACGAtatctttcttatttattagCTTTAAATGCTCGTTTTTccttacaatttatttaattcttccTTGGTTGttaattattactttaatgattgtgtaTTCACATGATTACCTCACATATTAGTAGATATGTTTAAGGTCAGTTCAAACTACCTAACAAATatcttttcaaataaataaaattaggtTCCGAAAAGACACTAGTTAATCAATTAGTGTAACCAAATCTTTGGCCCTAGATCTCTAAttacgtaggaagtgaggtacgcCTTCATGTCTCACTTAGTTTCCAGTTTACCCCAATAGATTAATGGTGACTcttcattagaaaattcttataAAGTCAATTTGAATATCCAACATCGCACCAGATATGAGTTTGGGAGAACTCGCGTCTAAAACAAAGGCCGTAAGCTCGCCTTTTAGATAATAACCCTCAATCTATGTCTTTTTCCCTCCAGAAGGAAAAGGTAGGTTGGGATAGTCTTTCTCCTATTAACTGGTTTTCAATAtcaaaaaattacttttctCTTCACCTTTGGCAATGAGCTAATAAGTGGAGAAGGAGAGCTAATAAGTGGAGAAGGAATGCTAATACCGTTGCTCCTACGCAGGGACTTTCCTTGTGGGGAAACGTTAAGCTAACTTCTTGTTGCGGCTAAATTCATTGGAAAGCGATGTCTTAGactttgattattattattatttttggttggaaatatgGGTTCCTTTCATTTAGTGAAATGTCTGAGGATACATCATTTTTGCTTCAAAACATATTAACTCAAAACGACCTAAAGGTGGGAAAGAGATCTAGTTTGAAGGTAGGGCCTTTTTTCGTTGGGCCTTTATTATGGCCCTGTCCATAACTTTCGTTGGCccattttttaatgataaaaagtAACTTCCAATGGAATTTTGAATGATACAAAAATTCTAGTTGAATAAGAGAACAATATAATAATGCACGGAAGGCATTCCACAAGGCTCGAATCAAATGTACTCAAAATAACTTCTAATGTAACTTAGGATACAAAAATTTATAGTCTAATAAGAGAACAATATAATAATGCACATACCACCAGCCGTGATAACTTCGCTAGATGAGGCCCTGCTGATCCTCAGCCcagaggtgaggggttcaaaaccTTGTCACCGGGAGTTTACGGCGCAGTTATCAGCTGCAAGTTAGTTCCtcctatccaaaaaaatatatatatatatatatatatatatatatataaaataatgcACGAAAGGCATCCTATAAAGGCCGAATCAAAtgtactcaaaaaaaaaaaatatatatatatatatataatgcacGAAAGGCATTTCATAAAGGCCGAATCAAATATACTCAAAATAACTTTTGATGGAACTCGACCAATCACATCAAGGTCCGCAACTCAACCAATCCCAATAATGAATACATAATATATTCATCCGAACTTTAGAACCCGCGATTCCTGTTGGATTGCAGGCGCAAGCATTACCGTACCATTGATGAGTATCCaacctatttctttttttggagtgGCTCCAGTGACCCATCGGGAGGACATTAGCGTAAGCATGGTACCCGGCATATCCCGTCGGGAACGGCGCGAACGAAGCATCCGCATCGGGAAAAGCTAGGGACGGGAGAGGATCACTGGCGCCGATCCGATCTGCTGGATATTCCTCTCCCCCCCCGGGCCCGTCGAAAAGTCTCCGGCCACGTGAGACTTTCGAATCCCTGAGACGTGGCCCCGCGCCGCGGCTCGACGGGACGCCGCCACGTGGCCCTCTGGATGACGGGATTCGGGTACTCCTGACTCACGACAGCACGACATCGGAAGGAGGAAGGGGAGAAAAGCCAACGCGCCGCCTGTCGACTGGGATTTTCATGTACTTCgagtttgatttttccttttcttcctcaataATGAgttgagagaaaaaagagacgGGATATTCAGTTTATCATTTTCGAGGTGCACCGAATCGGCGCGGGGCTGGGCGGCGGGGGTGGGTTTTGGGGTGGTTGAGTACGCACCACGGCGCACTCAAAGGCCACGGCCATGGTGATTCGCTGTCGTGCGCCGCCTGGCGGGTCTACAAGCAacgccccctcctcctcctcgacgTCGTCGTCGCGTCGCCTCCGTACGTAGCCGTTCTCCCTCGTCGCGACCTCTCcggagccaccgccgccgtcgtctcgacctcctcctcgccgccgttATCCGCTCTTCTCTCCCGCCTCGTTCTTCCGGTAATCCGTTTCGGCTGCGAACCTTGTCGTTTCGGTTCCTTCTCGTGTTTCGTGTTTCTGCGGTTGCCGTTTCATTGATTGGCGATGGATCGCGCGTGCGATTCGATCCGTTTCGTACTGAGAACTCTTGATCTTGCGACGAGTTTTCGTCGCTCGGATTCCGCGGTTCGGTTGCGGGTTGGTGTGTTTGAGTTTGGATTTAGGTAGTGAATTTGCTTGCTCTAGACAAATCACGTTTCGGCTTTCTTGAGATTTCGGAatatttgtcctcttttttGGTGTGACGGTGATGCTATGATCCGGGATGCGATTGTGAAGTACTCGTCTGTTCATCGATGATGCTGCTTATTCGTTACCTACAGCTGAAATTGGCATGATCGTCGCTTTCGTCCAGTGGAACTGACTCTGTGGatgctctgttttttctttgGTCACAGAGATGGATGCTGCAGCGACAGGGCCATATCCATTACACCGTCGCAAGACACTCCACCTGGTACGCGGCGTTGCCCTGTTTTGGGTTTCTCCGTGCGTGTGCAAAGGCAGATTCATAGGCGTTGAGAATTTTGGTTCTGACTTGACAATACATACAGGTTAGGCATGCACAGGGAATTCATAATGTGGCAAGAGAAAAGAACAACGACCCCCTTAAGTCATATGATTTCTTTGATGCTCAAGTCACCCCTCTCGGCTGGCAGCAGGTGGTCACTTTTTCTCATGGTCTGGCTGTGTTCAAATTATACATATATGTTCCGGGTGGAATTTCTCTTTCAAGATTGCATTTTATTGGTTTTCTCTTTAGGAATGGAGTTTCTCCCGTGGATTTGACAGCTGACTATTCTTGTTATAAGAACTTGATTACAAACCAGGCAGTCTTGgatagaattttaatataatagatAGGGCAACAATGACCCGGCCAATTGGAGTTAGTGTGAAACTGAGAAGGCCTtgctgttctttttcttgttataaTGCCTAGAAGTCTACATTtatgtatataattttttgaactaCAGGAGATCTATTAAAAAAAGTTCCAggtacttcttcttcttcttcttcttcttttaatgcAGTTTGATTGGACTGGTTTACTTTCTAATTATCTCTTTGATGCGGTGATAGGTGAGTAACTTGCGCAGGCATGTCCAAGCATGTGGACTTTCCAAGAAGATTGATCTTGTAATTACATCCCCTCTGTTGAGGTACTGTGATTTGCTTCAAATTTGTTTGTTGCCTTATCTTTTCTTGTGTTATTACAGATTGCATTgtcttcaatttgattgattatcaATTGCCGACTTTGATTGTTAAGGATGGAAATTGTTTTGCTACACATAGCTGCTTTACTCATTTAAGCCTTCATAAGTTCATAGAGCTTTGATATGAAGTCCTAGAAACTGGTTGCTAGAGGCGCCTGAGACATGAGGTCCTCTGTCATGAATGATTGCATTTGAACTTGCAATGAGACAACTTCATTTACAGCATAAGAGAACATGTTAAGTGAGATAAATTTAGGACGGTGTATCTTTTCTCATTTGATGGAGAATGTGCCAATGGGCAATGTATATAATCCATTTGTcaagataattaaaataaacCACGTCATTTGTTAATAGCTTAAACTTAGTATTAAATGGATGCATACTCAGTTCAACAAATATCTGGATGAGTTTTTGTTCCTTATATGTTGTGGGTTTTAATCATTCTTTTGTCCACGTGTTTCTGGCCCGCGTACTTTAAGTTGTTAACTTGTCATTCTACTAGCCTTTGCATGAGGGGCATGCTGTGGTACAAAATTTGGACTTGAAGTTTGTTAAGTGTTGTTTTTACACTATTTATGTGATCACTTGCAGAGCTATGCAAACAGCTGTTGGAGTTTTCAGTGGGGAAGGCTGTACAGATGGAATAGGTGCACCTCCTTTGATGGTTGATAATGCAGGGAATAGCGATCATCCTGCTATTCCAAGTCTGAATTGCCCACCATTTATTGCCATAGAACTTTGTCGAGAACGTTTGGTAAGTGAATGCTattggaataaaaattcattcacATAATCCTGAATATTGATTTGTTTTTCAGAATCGGTGGAAGCATTTTGTGTGGACATTCCACCATAGTAACTTTTGTCTGTGGAAAATGTTGGCAGTTTTTATCTCTTCTTGTTCTAGCCATTTTTTAAATGGTTGCAGTTGAATTTGGAATGGGCTCCATGCACTTTACAGATTATATTGCATTCTATTCAGAGCTTACAATCTTTACTTTATTGACTCCTAATATGCACAAGTATCTGTATTGGACGAGAATTGCGAGACATGAGAAAAAGAATTTGCCTTTGTCCTTGGCCGGTGTGATATATTTGTGAACTTTGGAGAGGATATCATGCGGGAGTACAGCTGTCCATACCACTGGCTGTATAAGGGTCATACTTCAGAGTATTTGTTTCTCCTTGATTTGGGATTAAGGGATGCTTTCTTGTAGTTATCTTACTAGGTATGAAGGAAGTTCATGCTTTATTAGGAAGAGTGCTTATTGTTCTTTAGCAAATTGACTGATCTTGCTTCAGTTTAAATTTAGTTCTCAACCCAAGGACTTCGTATCTTGTTAAGGATGACCAAACATTACATATTTGTAGTTGGAAGTTGGATCAGTTTCTTCATGTTGCACAAGTTTCTCCTTTTA
The window above is part of the Eucalyptus grandis isolate ANBG69807.140 chromosome 6, ASM1654582v1, whole genome shotgun sequence genome. Proteins encoded here:
- the LOC104448051 gene encoding phosphoglycerate mutase-like protein 1 isoform X3: MDAAATGPYPLHRRKTLHLVRHAQGIHNVAREKNNDPLKSYDFFDAQVTPLGWQQVSNLRRHVQACGLSKKIDLVITSPLLRAMQTAVGVFSGEGCTDGIGAPPLMVDNAGNSDHPAIPSLNCPPFIAIELCRERLIENEDDVLWMPDVREKDEEIADRGMKFLSWLWTREEKEIAIVTHSAFLLHTLEAFGNDCHLLITNEPCKQFANCELRSVVIVDKGCLKDPTIQGKFLMDLIFQVMLPRTSTKEGLWRTLTIQCTEWSN